GCAGGCAAATCCAAGGGGATGCTCCTATCTCTCTTGCTGTCTGCTCACTCTGAAATCATGATATACTTTGCTTTCATGATGCTCTTTATaaaacattctcttttttttttccaggagaaacGGCTATCAAGGAGGGCAAGAAACTTCACACATTTGGCTCAGGCTTCAGTCCCAGCATTTTGtcatccctctctccctgtcaCTGCCCCAGAGGCGACAGGAGGGCACCTCCAGAGCCCACAGCACCTCCCCATCACCCAGGGGAGCCCTGTGGCCATCaccccagccagagcagagggtgGCTTCTCACCTTTTGGCAGGCAGACATCCTGTAATTCCCATCAGGGCTGTGAATAGCACAGCTCAGTTTCTCTCTGGGGCTGAGGGGTGAATCCTGAATCCTCACTGGGGCACTGAGAAGTGgggaacagcagagcagggggtggGATTTTGCTCAGCACCCCAGCAAAatccaggctgctggaggggcaAGAGGTGTGGAACTGAGAGTTGCTGACTCCATGCAGGACAGAAAGGTGTGGGCCACAGTCTCAGGGGAagcctgtgggtttttttattaacagcttattttaatatttacagtatGAGAGAAGAGATGGCAGGAAGAAATATCTGGGCAGGGAAGGCTTTTCTGCTAAACAGAACTGCAAAGAGGGGCTTGGGGACCAAATActgctcttttcctttgtgctaCTCTAGGGCACttatttcccctaaaaaaagcaaaacttaaGTGACCACAAATAGAACCAGTGACAGGAAAGGGGATGGGAGGCTCTGGCTTCAGACAGATGTCTGCTGGCCTGGGGGAGAGCTGTAGAGGAGGATTTCCAAATCCCAGGCTGAGGGAAATGGAGTTGAGGAACAGAAAGTGCATTTTCACAGGCTCTGATCTAGGCTCTGGCTGTCTGTTAGTGCTGCACTCCTGCAAATCACGGTGTGCAGGTTGTGAACCCCATTTCAGCAACGGGAAAGCAAAGCAGGGCAGAGATAACAGGCAGCATTCATCATCCGAGGGGCCTGGCAGCatccagagccaggcaggggtgGCAGAGAGCCCTTCCCAGcaaactgggaaaagaaaacagagggatTGAAGGGTGAACAGGGGCACAGGCTCCCACCACATCCATGGTGAGAcatggagaggagagggaattccagggggGAGTTGAAGCACTCAGGGCATCCCACATCGGGTaagtttggggttgttttgggtcGTTAAGGAGCAGAAGTGCCGATCCAGGAGCCCGTGGGtgtgctcagctggagcagcaggtgtAGGGAGGGGGGACACGGGATGTCACTCCTCCCAagcctgctctgtgtcctctggttAATGAATTCAGCGGTGAGTTTAGGGGATCTCAGGAGAATGAATTGTCAGAGCGTTGGAAGCAGGAGATGGCAGGGGAATTACTGCTAATCCTTTCTGGTGGGACACAGCGCTCCAAAGGATTTAAAGGCTATtcaaaaatgtagaaaaagaagaagtgACAAGGACACCCCTCCCTCTTTCTTGCGTTTTAGGTTGGTCacttgctgctggctgggaaagacagaaaagagaaacttccaggagagggaaaggataagagggagagaagaaaagatgaagaatGAAGATTAGATCTGGAGAAAAGCCGATCTTACCCTCTCAGGGAGTGTAGGCTGCAATTAAATCTCTTTTGCCTAACAATACCCATTGTTATTTGCGCAGTAGCACTCAAGATGCCGCGATAAGGGattgaggagctgcaggcagggaagctgCAGGTTTATCCCTGAAAatcctctggctgcagggccctgggccCCAGTCCCATGGGGTGACCCTGTACCTCAGCTGAGCATCTCCCCATCACCAATAATAAATGTATTCTGAACAGCTCTGGTGGAAGGATTTTGGAAGTGTGGGGTTTGAATATCCTCTCCCCGCTGTTTGATTTGTAGACTTGGTCATGGGTTTGGTCACACAGAAGGTGTGTGACCAAAGGTCACTCCCTCTGTATTTTGGGAAGGCTGGCAGGCACCAAGGCAGGTCTGGGCTCTTGTGCCCTCCAGAGATGCTGAGGTTCTTTCATGCCagtcacctgtcccagctggacCCCAAGGGCTCCATCCTGTCCCCTTCAAAACATGGCTGGTACCTATGCAATGCTcatttccatccctctgatTATCAATATGCAAAAAAGGAGCACTTAGAGGCTCACCACAACAGGTAGGTGCTTTGGTTAGTGCTGGAAACCCTGGGACCCACCCAGCTAAACTGTGCTCTCTTTCTCACCCTGAGATCCTGCACTTATACCTTccctcttcattttcttcctttctcttgcttttcaggtatggtgtttgtgagggtccccaggacaaggtgagagatgagaatttgactccatgttctcaggaGGCTGAttcattgttttattattatattattaaaagaatgctacactaaaactatactaaagaaagagaaaggagacatcagaaggcttaacaaaaatgaataataaaaacttgtgacagactcagagtccaacacagctggactgtgattggtcatgaattaaaaacaattcacatgctggataaacaatctccaaatcacattccaaagcagcaaaacagggagaagctgaagcttcccaggagaagaaatcctggcgaaggggtttttcagaaaatatcacagtgacattCAGGtgtttcagcagagctgccctcagTTGTGCAATGTTCCTCTGTGTgttctgagcagcacagggaggtcCAGGATGGTGAATTATTGACTGTGCCCTCTGGGTGACCTTGAGGCAGAGGAAGGTGAGGGCTCCTGGCAGATGGGCCCCTCTCTGCAAATCGTGCTTTGCTGTCATTTGTCCCCGttcccagcctgagctgggcatGGCAAGGAACAACTTATTAAGGAATTGCTTCTTTCCTCCCCTGTTCAGCTGCTCTCAGGCAGCTCCTATCAATCCACCGCACCTACTCAAGGTGTTTTGCAAAAGGCACTTAGTGAAATTCATTCCATGGGTTCCTCAGTGGTTTTTGCTGCCTGAACTGCACGTGGGGTGCAGGCAGGTGAAGGTTTGACTGTGAGAGGGACAGGGGAAGAGCTATCATAGAAGAGGAATTTCCATTTTGCCAAACATAGTTTCCAGCAggttacaaaacaaaaaaaaaaaccaaaaaaaaccaaaccaaaacaaaacaaaaaaacacacacaaaaaaaaaaaaattaaaccaaaccaaaacaaaaaattcccacaaaatgaAGTCcagggtttttattttgggtgTGTAGAAACCATTTTTACATTTTGGTGTTGCTTTTGGAGGCTACTCAGATTGTGTAAatagaaacaaattttaaaatgaaaaggtactctgaaaaacagcagcataaGCCTAagcagacattttttaaaatgacattgTGGAGCAATTTAACTTTTATTAGAAAACTCTTTTTCAGCCCCTccaaaccattttttaaaatcactgtttccataaaaaatatctgttccAAAATTACATGCAACAGCAAACCAGAAACTCTGCTGTGACAATTCCCATTCCATACATTCACCACGCTACCTCATTAAATTGCAGAAACCACATACAAAACAGCATTTCCCAGAGGACAAACGCTCTCCCCGAGAAGTTTCAACCTGTTCCTGTCAAGTACCAGTGCGcccagggaaagcagctgcttttcctcattctgctgggttttttagTGACACTGGAAATCTGTGTTGCTGCTCAGGGGGGCCAGGGGAgcattcctgcagtgctgctcctgcaggcagccagaTCCAGGTGGGAATGCTGCCCATGGCTCTGTGTCtcggtttggaaagacaggagtctgctaaggaaggcaggagcctcccctgaaatggagaatgtaaaccctccccacccctccgaattgctataattttaaattaaggggctctcagggaaaaaatgtgggagcaggaaataacagttctttaatagggaagaaaacaaagaataaaataaacaatgcagtccactagaacaacactgacagagtcagaacccaacctgacacgctgtgggtcagggtgttggtggcagtcccattggaaatgtggctgcagccctcctgaagtatcaggtgtggttctgttggagcaagggggtcctgtagagaaggatgtattcttcctctggagatccagtggaggaagaggcagctgctgttcctctggggaatcccgcGGAGAAaacctgtgctggtgttccagaatctcagagcatatctgggtagcaatgcttggctcctccctctgggcagagcatctcacaatgggatgttacagttcttatcagccatgcagtgatattcaatagtctgttatcagcagatgtgctctcccgagggaggtgtgaatgtggtcactcagagagagagagaaggcaaagtgctcacttgacaaggtaatctgccatacagatggcaataaaaaacatcttgcatgcaatcttcaacattatgctttccagcttttccagctgctgcagcgtgggcagcactgtggggatttttgaagGAGTTGTGAATGAGTTAGAGATGGGACCTCTGAATTGGTTTTGATTATGcgatttatttttcttgtcttctgcGTGGGCAGGAAGGGTGAGCTCAGCTCACATCTTTACCCCATGGCTCAGAAGGTCACAAGACCCCTAGTTACAGGACCTTTTCAAGGGTTTATTGaccaataaaacactgccaacaaagatatttctggttttgacccaatccttaaatattttgtcttatggACTCATGCTACAGTGTGAGTTTTCTTGGCCAATCGTGTTATGACACACAAACCTCCAGCACTGCATTCTAAACTCCGTGTTTACCTCAgtaactacttttattttttctatatctcaaactctaaaactctaaactttcCTTTACTTAGCTCAACGTGTCTCTGCTTTAAACCATAAATCCACATTCTCACTTCTAGCACCTAAatttggaagccttttccaaggtCTCAGACCAAATCCTGGATTTAATTCTAAGCTTTGGCTTACAGGCCCAAAGTTGTGAGAATTCCCTGCATTTTGGATTCCAACAGAGCACCAAGGCAATCACACTAATGAGGGCATGCTCTGCTCAGAAGACCCTCCACAAGGCAAGGAggtccagagctgcagctgtccTGGCATTTTGCATGGGTTAAATGAAGCTCAGAGTGAAATCAGGGCATGTCCCCACTGCAAATGGAGTAGCTTGGATGCAACAGCCCTTTGGAGCTTTGTCTCCATCTGTTTTTATGACCTGGGCAAAAGAGATGCTTTAACAATTggaatattttcagatatttacATGAGAGATgaatgcagagctgcagtggtgTTTGCTTGGCTGCTCATTTTTTCACAGAGTGAGTAAATCCTATCAAAGCCACTTGCTGCAGAGTGGGCAGCTCCAAACAGTGCATGCCAGCAGCTTTGGAAACATGAGAATGTTGAGTTTTCCTTTGGATATTTGCTTCCTACAGTAAGACAAATGAGTATGTGTCTTTCTGTGGGAATCACAATATTCCCCCACTTATGGTATTGGGGAAAGCTGTTTGGAGTCTTCCAAAGAAAGATCTACAGCCTCTCTGCTGGGTAAATGGTGAAAATACAATCCTTCACACAGTCTTGTCCATCTTGGGCTCATAAACCCCACACTGCCTGGGCAGGTCACAGAATTACAGAGTGGGCCAgcctggaagggaccacagagGGGCAGCTGAAGCTATGATgggttttgtggctttttcttgGACAATAAGGAAGCCAGGGGCAACTCAGGTATTCATGTCTGCTGTGGAGACTCTGAAtaggaagagaaaagcaagtgaccactttcttttaaaattgtacTGGTGGGAGCCTTGTCTCAGCATCACTCCAGCTCTCCTAAAATTGCTTTGATACTCAAAAAAACACCGACTTTTTAAACAATACTGTCCTAAATCCCTTTTATAAATGCCCAGAACCACTCTCAGGCTTTCTGAAACTCATTGTTATAATTACAATCAAGAATCATAGGACTCTGTGCTTTGTGCCAGAAATACACATCCACTGAATTGtttgcagaggagctgcagagagaaagagTGAAGGAGAAATGCACCTTCAGTGCTGCTCAATTCAGGAGCAGGAACTCCCACTCTgcttaatttttcctcttttgtttcccAATTTAACTTGGAGCTGCTGAAATTCAGGCTAAGCTTTGCTTTGTccactgtgctctgctgtggccTCAGTGCAGTGAACTATTCAAGGTTCTCTGTcccccaccatccccagcagcctcctggaggaggaggaggaggaggaggaaggtgagggTGGAAGGGTGAGGAGGAGGGTCTGCAGGACCCATCAATGCCAGCAGAGGTGAGGAGAACTTCAATTTGGGAATTGCAGGGATAGGATTTAGCAGATGCAGAACAAACTCTCTGGGCAAAGGAAAGCAGCATCAAGCGCAGTTTTATTAAATCTTCATCTCCTGGGTCACAAAGGAAGCTTAGGGAGGGCTGTGGGGGGCTTTGGTAGTCTTGTCTGACACAGCACATAGGGAGGGAGCTGTGATTCAACTTTTGCCAGCACAAGGCCTGGAACTGGCTCTCCCTCTCTGTCCAACAATGTCTGGTGTTGATCCCTGATCCTGCTCCCATGGAAATGTGCCTGTCTGGTGCTTAGGGAAGTGAGTGGATACCCATCAGATCTGATTCACCACTCACTTGCTTCTGTTTTACCTCTGCAGAACATCCCTGATCATAGAAGGATTTGCAAGATTAACACCAGAGTAATTCAGTGCTAATTCAGTAATTCATTAAACCAGTGATGAATTGCCCAACCCAACCAAAGCCTTTGGCAAAAAGAGAGCAATACTCCTGTCCCATGCCATATCCCACACATCACTGGTGTGCTCTGTGTTCAGATTCCATGGCATTCAGACTCTCCTTCCTTGATTCAGGACATTGCTGGGGTCCTTTAGTTCAGCTAACCCAGACTTTTCCCCTCTATCTCTTCTCCTGCAAAATGCCAGGCATGTTCTcagtgaaacaaaagcaaaactccCCTACCCAGTGCTGTTCCAGGTGGGAGCTGACCCCTGAGGAAACAAACAGGCAGCTCTGAACCTCATTTCAAACCCTGGAGGCTCTTGCAGCACCTTCCAGCAGTGAATTAAGGCTGGTCCAGAGAGTGAAAAATCTTAATCTAGAAGTGGCTGGCTGTAAACATTGAAACACTTCATTCAGGCTCAAATTCTGCTTGTTAAGGGCAGTCCCAGAGCATATCCACAAACACTGGatgaggagaagcagagggagcaaagaaatatttcactttgGAGGTGTTACACATTTCTTGTCCCCCCAAGCAAACTCCAAAATGCCCTCTCAAATGCTATATAATCTGGATATAAGTAAGATTTTCAGGTGATGGTTTCAGTATTTGGCCTTGGTctaatgaaaactgaaagaaacatGTTGGGCAAATTTCCCAACCACAGAACCCTCCCTCCCTGATGACAAAAGTATTCAGgttccctgagcagctgccagctgggctgtagGATGTCCCATTGCTCCCTGAAGGGTTTGTCCCAGGTCATGGTGCCCATGGAGGCAGGCACAAGACTTTTGGAATCCAAACCTTGTTTCAGTTTCACAAAGTTTCCAGAGCTGAAAATCCTGCGTCTTTACTCTGCCTTTGAGATTCTGGGGTCCACTCAAAGCAGCAGACTCTGAAGTTCTTCTGGGTAAATGATCCCATGACCCCAGTCCAGTTTCAGAAACAGCCAGATGACAGTCAGAGCATTGGTCTGTTCCTGCACCCACCAAACCTGAGGTATGGCTGGGCCACCTATGGGTGACAGCCATGGCCAAACACAGAGCTCAGGCAGATCTTCTGGCCCTCATCACTTCTTAACTTGCAAATTTCCTTGAGAGGAGGTGACCGGCAAGGCAGGAATTTCTGTAGTGATGTAGCAGTGCTTCCATCCACTCCCTCTGACTCTGAGCAGCAACAGAAGCATCACcctgttttttttaagattttctaagccttctgatgttgacattcttgtagcaaactttctcacacactttctgtaaaaaactcattgttttgcattcctttatggaggaagagaaagttGATGAACTGTTGGtctgtccagtgtcattggagaggtggcactgtcaccctccaatccactgtcactctTGGAAAACTATgaatgttggagtcagaaaataaacttcccttttttcttcaccttgagaacagcagtgtgcacttgtgttctttcgtgtcctatagcGACAAGAAGAACCAACTTCTAAACACCATCCATCAGTCCAGGGTGGCAGACAGGGCAGGAAGAACCCTTCTTTCTCTTCACATGAGCTTTGCCTCCTCATGATTCCAATTTTTGCCTTCCATCAGCACTCCTGTCAGCTGCCTCCAGAAGATGTGCTTGCTTATTTCATTGTCTTTCCACTCCAGGTAGGTGTTCCTCCTCAGGTACCGAGACAGCCCCAGCCTCTGCCTCAGCAGGTCCTTGTTCACATCTTCCAGCACGATCATGATGATCCCAGCCTTGCCCTCCACCAGCTGCCAGGACTGGGCAATGTCAAACTCAAAGCTGCACCACTTGCTCTCCAGGAAGTCAGCGGAGATGACTGCGATgacattcctgctgctgagaaacCCCTCCTGGATGATATTGGTGACAATGGGCACCCCTGGCAGGAAGTCCCTGTAGTACAGACACAGGTGGAAGGGAGGTCTTCCACCTTCCAAGGGTTCCACCAGCTCCTTTGTCACCCATTCCTGGTCTTTGCTGGAGTGGATGACAAAGGCGTCGTAGGTGTCGCCTCTTTCTGCGTAGTGTTTGCAGCCACTGAGCAGCACCACGGAGTAGTAGAGCTGGAAGTAGTACCTGTAAACCAGTAAGAGGAGCACCACTACACAGAGCAACACAACCACTGAGGAGGCAACTTTGCCTGCATTGACGTGGCAGGAGGACAGATCAAAGCTTGGCAGGCTCACGTTGGCCACGTACGAGGGAGTGTGGCACAGCATCAGCTCCTcgttctgcagcagctcctgcttctccttgaTCCATATCAGGAAGTCCAGGTACACACAGGAGCAATCAAACAGGTTCTGAGAGATATCCAACTGGAGCAGGCTGTCAGGCAGGATTTCCCTGGCTGAGTCCAACAGAACAGTCAGCTGGTTTCTGCTGAAATCCAGGACTCTGAGGGCTTGGAGTGGCTGGTAGACTCCAGGATCAAAAGTCAGGAGCTTATTGTTGCTGATGTTTAGCTCTTTTAGCTCAGAGAGGGCATCAAAAGTACTTTGATCCACGTATTCCAATTTGCAGCTTGAAATGTCCAAGGTGTGCAGGTGACTTAGGTTTTTGAAGTTGTTTGCCAGCTTATTGTCTGCAAAGGAGTTTCCTGCCATCTTGAGCACTTGCAAAGAGTTCAAGCCACAAAATGTACACTGGGATGTAACTTCGGTTTTGGTGTGGGAGATATCAAGGTAAATCAATCTCTGAAGGGACAGAAAGACAGGATAGGAGCCAGGACCAAATAAAGTTGTGTGCTGAAGGTCCAAATATAACAAATTCTCCACATTAGTGAATTGTGCAGTCAATCTGATGTAAGAATTGAAGCTTAAGTTCAAGTGTTTCAAATTTGGGCAATTTCGAAAC
This window of the Camarhynchus parvulus chromosome 17, STF_HiC, whole genome shotgun sequence genome carries:
- the TLR4 gene encoding toll-like receptor 4, whose amino-acid sequence is MPRRGALPVGTLLVLLQLAFVPSPLAGCLLDPCLEITPNTTFRCTGLNISGVPDGVPNTTLNLDLSFSNLKSLGSNYFASVPELQFLDLSRCHIHTIEDNSFMDLHTLSTLVLTANSLQHLGKAAFYGLISLKKLVLVETNRTSLSELPIGHLHTLQELNLGHNSITSLKLPKYFTNMTSLRHLSFFSNRITSISRGDLDALRERNRLNLTLVLSLNNIKSIEPGAFAGIHLAELALRSAFESSMMQTSLQGLAGLQVSRLTVGVFSDHGRQQDFERGLLDGLCQVQMEEFVLICLRDFEHDTDTLFDCLGNVSTVRLVDLGLEQISQVPAGSKVKQLECKKCDFDDVPALKLSLFKELRVLRITKNRSLKNFKQKFEGLSNLEVIDLSENRLTFSSCCSPQFRNCPNLKHLNLSFNSYIRLTAQFTNVENLLYLDLQHTTLFGPGSYPVFLSLQRLIYLDISHTKTEVTSQCTFCGLNSLQVLKMAGNSFADNKLANNFKNLSHLHTLDISSCKLEYVDQSTFDALSELKELNISNNKLLTFDPGVYQPLQALRVLDFSRNQLTVLLDSAREILPDSLLQLDISQNLFDCSCVYLDFLIWIKEKQELLQNEELMLCHTPSYVANVSLPSFDLSSCHVNAGKVASSVVVLLCVVVLLLLVYRYYFQLYYSVVLLSGCKHYAERGDTYDAFVIHSSKDQEWVTKELVEPLEGGRPPFHLCLYYRDFLPGVPIVTNIIQEGFLSSRNVIAVISADFLESKWCSFEFDIAQSWQLVEGKAGIIMIVLEDVNKDLLRQRLGLSRYLRRNTYLEWKDNEISKHIFWRQLTGVLMEGKNWNHEEAKLM